One part of the Arabidopsis thaliana chromosome 1 sequence genome encodes these proteins:
- a CDS encoding Neutral/alkaline non-lysosomal ceramidase (Neutral/alkaline non-lysosomal ceramidase; FUNCTIONS IN: ceramidase activity; INVOLVED IN: biological_process unknown; LOCATED IN: plasma membrane; EXPRESSED IN: 23 plant structures; EXPRESSED DURING: 13 growth stages; CONTAINS InterPro DOMAIN/s: Neutral/alkaline nonlysosomal ceramidase (InterPro:IPR006823); BEST Arabidopsis thaliana protein match is: Neutral/alkaline non-lysosomal ceramidase (TAIR:AT5G58980.1); Has 713 Blast hits to 570 proteins in 199 species: Archae - 0; Bacteria - 295; Metazoa - 184; Fungi - 101; Plants - 78; Viruses - 0; Other Eukaryotes - 55 (source: NCBI BLink).) — MELSLVRLWNTCFPSFFYISTVLFLLTGGGVYSHSEYLIGLGSYDITGPAADVNMMGYANMEQVASGIHFRLRARTFIVSEPQGKRVVFVNLDACMASQIVKLKVIERLKARYGDLYTEQNVGISGIHTHAGPGGYLQYVVYIVTSLGFVRQSFDALVDGIENSIIQAHENLRPGSIFLNNGELLDAGVNRSPSAYLNNPSKERSKHKYNVDKEMTLLKFVDDQWGPVGSFNWFATHGTSMSRTNSLISGDNKGAASRFMEDWYEQNTAERSYSEEFISDEIPRRVSSLIENHQDSHHELLELASYFESQPGKPVTRISSSARRVRSALRKADKPGFVSAFCQTNCGDVSPNVLGAFCLDTGLPCDFNHSTCGGKNEMCYGRGPGYPDEFESTRIIGERQFKMALELFNKASEQLQGKVDYRHVYVDFSQLNVTLPKKDGKSEVVKTCPAAMGFAFAAGTTDGPGAFDFTQGDDKGNPFWRLVRNVLKTPDKKQIDCHYPKPILLDTGEMTKPYDWAPSILSLQVLRIGQLFILSVPGEFTTMAGRRLRYAVKTQLKNSGNKDLSGEIHVVIAGLANGYSQYVTTFEEYQVQRYEGASTLYGPHTLSGYIQEFKKLSKSLVLDMPVQPGPQPPDLLDKQLSFLTPVMMDTTPSGDSFGDVISDVPKNLSLKRGNGQVTVVFRSACPRNDLLTEGTFTLVERLEQKDKTWTPVYDDDDLCLRFKWSRHKKLSSRSQATVEWRIPESASPGVYRITHFGAAKKLFGSVHHFTGSSSAFVVT, encoded by the exons ATGGAGCTATCTCTAGTCAGATTATGGAACACTTGTTTTCCTAGTTTCTTCTACATTTCGACTGTGCTTTTTCTGCTCACCGGTGGAGGAGTTTACTCTCACTCTGAATATTTGATTGGATTGGGAAGCTATGACATTACTGGCCCGGCTGCTGATGTTAATATGATGGGTTATGCTAACATGGAGCAAGTAGCATCTGGTATTCACTTCAGGCTCCGTGCTAGGACTTTCATTGTCTCTGAGCCCCAAGGGAAGCGGGTTGTGTTTGTTAACCTCGATGCTTGCATGGCTTCACAAATTGTAAAACTAAAAGTGATCGAGAGACTCAAGGCACG ATATGGGGACTTATATACTGAACAGAATGTTGGCATCAGTGGTATTCATACCCATGCTGGTCCAGGGGGGTATCTTCAGTATGTGGTGTATATCGTAACATCACTTGGATTTGTTCGTCAGTCGTTTGATGCCCTTGTCGATGGAATTGAGAACAGTATCATACAAGCTCACGAAAATCTTCGTCCTGGATCAATTTTTCTCAATAATG GGGAACTCTTGGATGCTGGTGTAAACCGCAGTCCAAGTGCATATCTTAATAATCCTTCAAAAGAAAGGAGTAAACACAAGTACAACGTTGATAAGGAAATGACTCTCTTAAAGTTTGTGGATGATCAATGGGGTCCAGTAGGTAGTTTCAATTGGTTTGCTACCCATGGAACTTCCATGAGTCGTACAAACTCTTTGATCAGTGGGGACAACAAGGGCGCTGCATCACGATTTATGGAGGATTGGTATGAACAGAATACTGCTGAAAGATCTTACTCTGAAGAGTTTATTTCAGATGAGATACCTAGAAGAGTTTCAAGCCTAATCGAGAATCATCAGGACAGTC ATCACGAGTTGCTAGAGCTTGCATCTTACTTTGAGTCACAACCTGGTAAGCCTGTAACTAGAATTTCAAGTTCTGCAAGGCGGGTGAGGAGTGCTCTGAGGAAGGCGGATAAGCCTGGCTTCGTTTCTGCTTTCTGTCAAACGAACTGTGGAGATGTTAGCCCAAATGTGCTTGGAGCCTTTTGCCTGGACACTGGTCTTCCTTGTGATTTCAATCACAGTACATGTGGTGGGAAAAATGAGATGTGCTATGGGCGTGGACCAGG CTATCCTGATGAATTTGAAAGTACACGTATAATTGGTGAGAGACAATTCAAGATGGCTTTGGAACTTTTCAACAAAGCATCTGAACAGCTACAAGGGAAGGTTGATTACCGCCATGTTTATGTTGACTTTTCACAGCTCAATGTGACACTTCCTAAAAAAGATGGGAAATCAGAAGTTGTAAAAACATGTCCTGCGGCAATGGGCTTTGCTTTCGCTGCTGGGACCACAGATGGACCAGGAGCATTTGATTTTACACAAGGAGATGATAAG GGGAACCCTTTCTGGAGATTGGTGAGAAATGTTCTTAAAACACCGGACAAGAAACAAATCGATTGTCACTATCCAAAACCTATCTTGCTTGACACTGGAGAAATGACAAAGCCATATGACTGGGCT CCGTCAATTCTTTCATTGCAAGTTCTACGTATTGGACAACTTTTCATTCTCAGCGTTCCTGGAG AATTTACAACTATGGCTGGAAGGCGTCTCCGCTATGCAGTGAAAACACAACTTAAAAACAGTGGTAATAAAGATTTGAGCGGTGAGATTCACGTTGTGATAGCTGGATTGGCTAATGGTTACTCACAGTATGTGACTACTTTTGAGGAGTATCAAGTGCAGAGATACGAG GGTGCATCTACGTTATATGGGCCACACACCCTCAGTGGCTACATTCAAGAGTTCAAGAAACTCTCCAAATCTCTCGTCCTTGATATGCCTGTTCAACCGGGGCCTCAACCGCCGGATCTCCTTGACAAGCAACTAAGCTTCCTCACACCAGTCATGATGGACACAACTCCTAGCGGAGACAGTTTCGGGGATGTTATTTCGGATGTTCCTAAAAACTTGTCTTTGAAGAGAGGAAACGGCCAGGTGACCGTTGTATTCCGGTCAGCCTGCCCTAGAAACGATCTACTGACAGAAG GGACGTTTACACTGGTGGAGAGACTAGAGCAGAAGGACAAGACTTGGACCCCGGTTTATGACGACGATGATCTATGTCTGAGGTTCAAGTGGTCGAGGCATAAAAAGCTGAGCTCCCGGAGTCAGGCCACTGTGGAATGGAGAATTCCCGAGTCTGCATCACCAGGGGTTTATAGGATCACCCATTTTGGTGCTGCAAAGAAGCTTTTTGGGTCAGTCCATCATTTCACAGGCTCTTCTAGTGCTTTCGTTGTAACATAA
- a CDS encoding Neutral/alkaline non-lysosomal ceramidase: protein MMELSLVRLWNTCFPSFFYISTVLFLLTGGGVYSHSEYLIGLGSYDITGPAADVNMMGYANMEQVASGIHFRLRARTFIVSEPQGKRVVFVNLDACMASQIVKLKVIERLKARYGDLYTEQNVGISGIHTHAGPGGYLQYVVYIVTSLGFVRQSFDALVDGIENSIIQAHENLRPGSIFLNNGELLDAGVNRSPSAYLNNPSKERSKHKYNVDKEMTLLKFVDDQWGPVGSFNWFATHGTSMSRTNSLISGDNKGAASRFMEDWYEQNTAERSYSEEFISDEIPRRVSSLIENHQDSHHELLELASYFESQPGKPVTRISSSARRVRSALRKADKPGFVSAFCQTNCGDVSPNVLGAFCLDTGLPCDFNHSTCGGKNEMCYGRGPGYPDEFESTRIIGERQFKMALELFNKASEQLQGKVDYRHVYVDFSQLNVTLPKKDGKSEVVKTCPAAMGFAFAAGTTDGPGAFDFTQGDDKGNPFWRLVRNVLKTPDKKQIDCHYPKPILLDTGEMTKPYDWAPSILSLQVLRIGQLFILSVPGEFTTMAGRRLRYAVKTQLKNSGNKDLSGEIHVVIAGLANGYSQYVTTFEEYQVQRYEGASTLYGPHTLSGYIQEFKKLSKSLVLDMPVQPGPQPPDLLDKQLSFLTPVMMDTTPSGDSFGDVISDVPKNLSLKRGNGQVTVVFRSACPRNDLLTEGTFTLVERLEQKDKTWTPVYDDDDLCLRFKWSRHKKLSSRSQATVEWRIPESASPGVYRITHFGAAKKLFGSVHHFTGSSSAFVVT from the exons ATGATGGAGCTATCTCTAGTCAGATTATGGAACACTTGTTTTCCTAGTTTCTTCTACATTTCGACTGTGCTTTTTCTGCTCACCGGTGGAGGAGTTTACTCTCACTCTGAATATTTGATTGGATTGGGAAGCTATGACATTACTGGCCCGGCTGCTGATGTTAATATGATGGGTTATGCTAACATGGAGCAAGTAGCATCTGGTATTCACTTCAGGCTCCGTGCTAGGACTTTCATTGTCTCTGAGCCCCAAGGGAAGCGGGTTGTGTTTGTTAACCTCGATGCTTGCATGGCTTCACAAATTGTAAAACTAAAAGTGATCGAGAGACTCAAGGCACG ATATGGGGACTTATATACTGAACAGAATGTTGGCATCAGTGGTATTCATACCCATGCTGGTCCAGGGGGGTATCTTCAGTATGTGGTGTATATCGTAACATCACTTGGATTTGTTCGTCAGTCGTTTGATGCCCTTGTCGATGGAATTGAGAACAGTATCATACAAGCTCACGAAAATCTTCGTCCTGGATCAATTTTTCTCAATAATG GGGAACTCTTGGATGCTGGTGTAAACCGCAGTCCAAGTGCATATCTTAATAATCCTTCAAAAGAAAGGAGTAAACACAAGTACAACGTTGATAAGGAAATGACTCTCTTAAAGTTTGTGGATGATCAATGGGGTCCAGTAGGTAGTTTCAATTGGTTTGCTACCCATGGAACTTCCATGAGTCGTACAAACTCTTTGATCAGTGGGGACAACAAGGGCGCTGCATCACGATTTATGGAGGATTGGTATGAACAGAATACTGCTGAAAGATCTTACTCTGAAGAGTTTATTTCAGATGAGATACCTAGAAGAGTTTCAAGCCTAATCGAGAATCATCAGGACAGTC ATCACGAGTTGCTAGAGCTTGCATCTTACTTTGAGTCACAACCTGGTAAGCCTGTAACTAGAATTTCAAGTTCTGCAAGGCGGGTGAGGAGTGCTCTGAGGAAGGCGGATAAGCCTGGCTTCGTTTCTGCTTTCTGTCAAACGAACTGTGGAGATGTTAGCCCAAATGTGCTTGGAGCCTTTTGCCTGGACACTGGTCTTCCTTGTGATTTCAATCACAGTACATGTGGTGGGAAAAATGAGATGTGCTATGGGCGTGGACCAGG CTATCCTGATGAATTTGAAAGTACACGTATAATTGGTGAGAGACAATTCAAGATGGCTTTGGAACTTTTCAACAAAGCATCTGAACAGCTACAAGGGAAGGTTGATTACCGCCATGTTTATGTTGACTTTTCACAGCTCAATGTGACACTTCCTAAAAAAGATGGGAAATCAGAAGTTGTAAAAACATGTCCTGCGGCAATGGGCTTTGCTTTCGCTGCTGGGACCACAGATGGACCAGGAGCATTTGATTTTACACAAGGAGATGATAAG GGGAACCCTTTCTGGAGATTGGTGAGAAATGTTCTTAAAACACCGGACAAGAAACAAATCGATTGTCACTATCCAAAACCTATCTTGCTTGACACTGGAGAAATGACAAAGCCATATGACTGGGCT CCGTCAATTCTTTCATTGCAAGTTCTACGTATTGGACAACTTTTCATTCTCAGCGTTCCTGGAG AATTTACAACTATGGCTGGAAGGCGTCTCCGCTATGCAGTGAAAACACAACTTAAAAACAGTGGTAATAAAGATTTGAGCGGTGAGATTCACGTTGTGATAGCTGGATTGGCTAATGGTTACTCACAGTATGTGACTACTTTTGAGGAGTATCAAGTGCAGAGATACGAG GGTGCATCTACGTTATATGGGCCACACACCCTCAGTGGCTACATTCAAGAGTTCAAGAAACTCTCCAAATCTCTCGTCCTTGATATGCCTGTTCAACCGGGGCCTCAACCGCCGGATCTCCTTGACAAGCAACTAAGCTTCCTCACACCAGTCATGATGGACACAACTCCTAGCGGAGACAGTTTCGGGGATGTTATTTCGGATGTTCCTAAAAACTTGTCTTTGAAGAGAGGAAACGGCCAGGTGACCGTTGTATTCCGGTCAGCCTGCCCTAGAAACGATCTACTGACAGAAG GGACGTTTACACTGGTGGAGAGACTAGAGCAGAAGGACAAGACTTGGACCCCGGTTTATGACGACGATGATCTATGTCTGAGGTTCAAGTGGTCGAGGCATAAAAAGCTGAGCTCCCGGAGTCAGGCCACTGTGGAATGGAGAATTCCCGAGTCTGCATCACCAGGGGTTTATAGGATCACCCATTTTGGTGCTGCAAAGAAGCTTTTTGGGTCAGTCCATCATTTCACAGGCTCTTCTAGTGCTTTCGTTGTAACATAA